The Nicotiana sylvestris chromosome 6, ASM39365v2, whole genome shotgun sequence genomic sequence CCTATGATGGTATTAAGGCCTTTTGCTGCAATGCTGatgaaagggaagaaaagagtgatgaactACCACTAGCACCATCTTCGGAAAAGCTCATCGAGTCCATTtatcaagaagttaatgcttgcgAGGAAAAGGCTACATTCACCAATGATGAGCTTCTActaggtgacactcctcataactGCCCATTGTACCTAGTTGGCTATATGTGTGATAAAAGGGTAAAccgaattttggttgatggaggatccccAGTGAATATCTTACCAATTcgcactgtgaaagaacttggcATTCCTATGAACGAACTCTCGGAAAGTCGTTTGATGATTCAAGGATTATACCAATGGGATAaaagagccataggcgcgatCAGGTTGAGAATcaccattgaagatatgcaaCCAAGTGTATGGCTACATGTGATCGATACAAAAACTTCGTATAACGtcttgcttggaaggccttggatacatgagaataaagtggttccatctacctaccatcattGTTTGAAGTACTATGAGGGTGAAGTTGAGAAGAAGATAGTTACTGATGATAATCCATTTACCGAGGTTGATCCACACTTTGCCGATAAAAAGTTCTACTTGAGGAACTACACTGTGACGAAGCTAAAAGCTGATGATGTCATGAAGAGCAAGAATGACGAGTCCACGACTAAAAAAGCTGAGGTAACTACTGGTAATGCCAAAGCTCTTGCTAAGGAGGTACACCCTAACTCAAATAAATCTTATAGATGGAATATGGTGTCTTACGGCAAGAAAGTGACTTCTACGCTCCACTATGTCCCtaaaaaggagaaagagaaaggTGAATCATCCAATCTCCAAATGAACATGTAAAGGGGTTAACTCTTCTGATCTTTGAGGCAATAAAGTTGTCCTCGAAGCTACTTAGAAAGTCTGTGTCTCAAAATTCGCCACAAGATATAGCACTTCCTACGAAGCGTGCGGATGAAGGTTTGATCCTAATGCTTACAAGTTATTTGAAAAGGttggatacaatcccaatgagccaTCAATgttagggaagctcccatcaaTAGCTACTACGAGGCAACCACATGAAGGTTTGGGATATAAACAACCCTCACCAGTGTGCATCACCAAAGAAGGGCAAGCAATAATTATATTACTGTAGAAGATGAATCTACCGCTTCTAACAGACCTTCTatctttgatcgacttggaaaatcaaTTGTGAGGACTTACgtatttgagagattgggtccattaaagaaggggaacaagttGTGGAGAAATTATCAAAATACAAGAATACCCATTTTGCCTAGGATCCAGAAGATCTCTAAGGAGTTCCAAAGTCGGGTTCCTACTAGAATGaagcgacaaacaaaagtcaTGGTTTCATGTGATGAGGCAATAAAGGTAAAGCCATACACTGTGGTCTACACTAAAGAACGcgatgaagatgaagaaagtgtgggttcttcgtatcatgttactgCACAAGGCGAGCATGGTGTTTCATTTTTAATGGTAGATGACAAGAAATCGGAGGATAGTTCACCGTATTATCACATATTCTTCAaagatggggaccctcaagaagatgaaaatGTAAAGGATGCTCCgcctgaacttgaagaaggagttaCTCAAGGAGGAACCAAGGCCCACTTATCTAAGTTCTTTACTAGCAGTTGATGAAGaaagcacttatattgagttactcaaggagtatagggatgtctttgcttggagttataaagagatgcctggcttggatcccaaagtagcagtccatcaccttgcagtcagGAATGGTGCTCGTACGGTTAAGCAAGCTCAAAGGCATTTTAGCCCGAACTTGGTTCCCCTGATTGAGACTTAATTTAACAAACTCATCTAAGCTGGATTTATTGGTGAAGTTAAATTTCCAACATGGTTctcaagtattgtccctgtaaggaagaagaatggccagATTCGTGTGTGTGTCGACTTTAGGGATCTCAACAATGCGTGTCCCAAAGATGAATTCCTATTGCAGAGCTTATGATCGATGCTACAACTAGTTATgaggcaatgtctttcatggGCAGTTCGTCGAGCTATAACCAAATTCACAtggtacaaaagaagaaaagcttACCGTATTCCACACTCCAAAGGGTATTTATTATTACAAGGTAatatctttttgcttgaagaactgttagtttgtatgagtccaccaaacagtaaAGTACCTGGTCCTTTATGAGGTTgtactgagaatgctaataaaacaataagtaaataagacacgggatttttacgtgaaaacatctcaactcaaggggacaaaaaatcacgacctacacttgtaggctttcaacttcactaacttgtaaacacctattacaagccactttgtaataactccattacaaagaattcaactcaactaacttgtgatactcttaccacaaaccactttgtcactctctagttacaaagactttaacttatgactaaacctaatCAAAACATAAACTTGGAGAGTTTACGGATTTTACAAGAGGGTTCTTAATCAACGCTTCTGGCTAAGTAGTTTAAgagatacaataagaacaatcacaaagttacaactcaactaaggacaacaaaatactaactttagaaactggtccgtagtagcgtttaactttgttcttcaagctcgtgagaaTTACTTTCACAGTTTTGTAAAAGGCTTGAGTGAATATcacaagtgttcaagtgatgttttgatataaactcCTTGTTAATACACCTTGATGACAttacttgaatgatgtaagcactttagttggtcaaaaGATAAGTGGCCACTTGAAGCAGTGCAGTGCAGGCAAAAATAGTGCAGGCAGTCACGTCacttccagctgtgtccaattgacttcgtactgctatgagggaaccacaagggtatcaggtccttgtttggttctctatctcctgaagctatagcaattcacatttagctggaatccgttaacTTGCAGTGTagcccaagtgtgtcaggttctctatctggttcttgatagtaagtttgttagattattaaaacataaggcaaagacattgaaaacctatcaatttcccccttttgatAATGACAAACTTAAGCATTGATAACGTGTATTTAGAGCAAGGAGAACCAGATAAAGTAACAAGAGATCACAAGTTCCCTCTGACTTTATGCCTTCCTTTTTGAATCATTTTATCTCCACTTACACTTATTTATTTATTCCCCCTTTTAGCATCATTAAAAAGACACCAGCAGTCAaacaacataaagaagtctagccgagctaactcatgccacatatgtgcacacaacatgatggAGAAGAGATTCATAAAATTCAAGCAATGAGATAACAAAAGAGGATAGATTTTATATTGATAAAAATATATGCCTTTGCTTAAAAAGCAGAGGCAAAATTGGACTGTTAAAAACGGGAGTAGTACTGTTTCATCCCAACCAcatcaaaaaaaagaaaacaaaacatatGCCAGAAAAAACTTAAAAGAACATTccagaaactggtcactgaaggggtactCAGAGGGCACTAGAAGTAGAGGGCTTGGAGGCTGCAGCAAGTGTTTGGAGAACTaggtctattcgggcattggccgacttttgctcattgagtAGTTCTGCTTTCAGGTTATCTACTTGCACCCTGAGATCAACATTCTCTTTTGTCAAACGAGCTACTTCATCATTTGACGTCGGAACCCCTTGGGCTTGCTGACtttccaggatagcattcctagACTTCAACCGGCGAATCTCCTCAGTTGCACTATTTTGAGCATTAATGAGCTGTGAGAAggttgatgtacttcctaccccCCCTCCCCATTCTTTTCTATGCACTCGCATTCTTTCAATGTTGTCTATGAGAAAGTCTGCTTCTTAGTTCCTACCTTGCCTTGCCCCAGCGGCACCTTGAAGAACTTAAACACTCGCGTAAGTAGAAACCCGTAAGGAAGGGCATGATTACCATCCTTGAAGGTTGATACTTTTTGCATGTGTTCAATCATAATAGCAAGCAGGCTTACAGGAGTAAATCTATCCAGTTGCTCTATCAAAAACAGGTCAGACTTAGAAGTCATGGACCTCCTCTCATCAcgaggcaatagaactttgttTACCAATTCGAAAAGCAATTGATAAACAAGGAGTAATGCCTTCTTGTGGATCTGGTCCCCCTTTTGTTTTGCATTGTCCTTTACCATGGCATTTTGGAAATTATACTGACACACATCCTTCACACTGGACACATCAACTGTAGGGACTTTAAGAATTTCCCCAAGCAACTTTACATCGAACACGATATCTACTCCATTCACCAAAACACAAATGTGGTCGGTCTCAATGGGAAAGAGGCTAGCAAAGAAGCTTTGAACCTCATCCTCATATACCTTAGGTGCATCTATTTGGAATAGATGCCCCCATCGTTAAAACTCAACCATGCCTTCTTTACTGAAGcaggcttcttcttctttttggacCGTCTCACCAATGAACCAGGTTCCTCTGTTGTTTCCTCTTCCACTTCTACCATAGGAACCGCTTTATCACATACATGCACATTATCTTTTACCAACCTCGTCATTTGCTTCTTACTACCTTTTCTGCTCTTTTGAAGGGCAAAGTCGTAGTCCACCTTAGCTTGCAACCTGGTAGTAGGTCACTTGGTGGAAGACTCAGGAGTGGACACCACCATTCGCTTAATTATGAACGCATCAAGAGTGAGGTTGTCTAAATCCTCCTTATCGCTGGACCTCATCTTAGGAGCTTGAATGTTTAGAGGCGCAACAGCAAATGTAGGAGCAGAACTGTCCTGGGAATGAGAACCCTGACCTGGGTCCTCCGGAGAGGGATCAGGTGCCTCATGTGAGGGCCCAGTAGTTTCTGCTAGTGCAACGTCCTCAATAGTCACTATGGCTCCTTCTTCCCCCATACCCTGCACCTCATTTCTCTGAGAAATTATCTCATAAAGGACACCGTCAGTAGATACCACAAAGATAGTTACAACATTTTCTTCCTCAATCGACACTACTGCCACCACAGAATCTATAGTAACAATAGTGGAACCCTCTACAACCTCATGGctttgaccttgttctccacttgTTCTTTGATTAGTGGGAACCTCAGAAGATAGAGAGAACGAATCAACAATTTTAGGGGTTTCTGAAATGAAGAGAGATGGGGAATCTAGGTGAGGGGTGATTTCAGTGGGGAGAGTAGGAGTGGTTATAAAAGACTCAGAGGGAACGGAGGACTCCATAGATTTTTCAGTACCAGGGATGACTTAGGCAGGGATATCGGAGTTTGTATCGGCCATTGAAAAGATGGAGTGAAAGTACTCTAGGAAGTTCTAATGGAAGACTTATGGTTTGTGGAGAAAAAAGAGGGTTTTATTAAGGatggataattatgaagagagagatAGGGACCAGTTTTGAAACGACGGTTGTGCGTGGAGAAGTGCAacgtttcagagggagatggaatgATTTGAAGTGAAGAGACGTGACAACATGATCTGAAAAGGTAGATGACATAGCAGTTGTGTTTTGTACCTTTTTAAGACATGTATTAAAGAATGCACAGAACTACTcacctttggtacaagaaccaggttcttgacatGTTATTTGAAAGTATCAATCCTCTTTTCTCATCCATGTACTGCATTTACAACTTCTATACTCATTATGCGTGTTTACCtgcggtattgaagtgagttagacttggccaGAAAATATTTTAGCTAGTTTTATCTGAAGGTGAGTTTCATAGCCAAATGATaaggaatcaggttctcaattgggcTTTAGCATCCTAACttcactctgtttctttcaaaatgttccctacttaatgctttggtgaagatatctacAATTTGGTTTTCTGTGCTATAGAACTTCATacagatcaaccctttctccacattgtccctcaGAAAGTGATGCCTTACATCAATATGCTTGGTCCTcttgtgttgaactggattcttggccatgttgagtgcactggtgttgtcaTATAGAAGGGGAACACTCTCAGTGAGTACTCCAAAATCTTCCAATTGCTGCTTAATCCATAGAAGTTGAGCATAGCAGGATGCTGCAGATACATATTCTGCTTCAactgttgaaagagccactgaattttgcttccttgttTCTCAGGAGATGAGACATGATCCTAGAAAGTGAGCCATTTTagaagtgcttttcctgtccacaagataacaTGCATAGTCTGCATCAGCATATCCAATGAGATTAAAACTATCACCTGAGAGATAATAAAGAACCAAGTCCTGTGTTCCTTTAAGGTATCTCAgaattcttttggcagccttcaaattagattccttgggatttaattgaaaccttgcacatagccccacactgaagacaatatcaggtctactggtagtgagatagagaagagacccaatgATGCCTCTATATATGGTTTGATTCATAGGAGATCCAGTTttatccatgtccagtcgagtggccGTCGCAATAGGATtatctatcacctttgatgcttccatgtcaaacctcttcaagagctccctgatgtatttttgctgacaaataAATGTACCCTTTGAGGACTgctttacttgaagacccaagaagaagtttAGTTCCCCCATCATGCTTATTTAAAACttacttcccatgagttttgcaaattcttcacacagagactcagttgttgccccaaaaatgatatcatcaacatagacctgaacaatgagcagatTCCTTCCCCGTTTCTTTAGGAACAAGGTGTTGttaattttccctcttttaaaaccattttccaagaggaactttgatagcctttcataccaagctcgaggagcctgcttcaaCCCCTACAATgctttgtccagtttaaacacataattagggtgttcatgacattcaaatCCTGGAGGTTGCTTCATATAaacttcttccttaagaagtTCATtcagaaaagcacttttgacatccatttggaacaaggtgaattccatatgagatgcaaaagcgattagaaTTCTAATATCTTCTATGTTAGCGACCGGAACAACGTTTCATCATAATCAATCCCTTCgtcctgattgtagccttgaaccactagcctAGACTTGTTCCTTGTGGTATTTCCATGTTCGTCAAGCttgttcctgaatacccacctggttcctataatggttcgatctaagggtctaggtaccaggtgccagaTATTGTTCATTTCTAACTGATGtaactcatcttgcatggctataatccaatctgcatctttcaaggcttccttgaagttcttgggttctatttgggagagaaaggctgagaaggcaagtgaatttctggcttttGACCTGGTTTGTACTCCGGAATCTAGAGGGGTAATTATGTTATCAAGAGGACGAGAGCTTTTGTGTCTCCAGTTAGACGTTTGAGGTTCATTTGTAGAGAATGTGGGTacatttgactggttttcctgTGTTCTTCTCTCAAGTGCTAGTGGAGTAtcctgaactgcatcaaccactctttcttcagctttagtggttgtaattgaagtaCCTGGTTCCATTGAAGATGAGGCAGTATTGTCTTCACTCAACTCTTTTACTTGGCTCATCATATCTACCTAGccatttgtcatgtcaatgacttcaccagggactagtaagggttctccatcttgatcttcttcagcactCTTCTCAGAGGATGGATAAGACTCATCAAAAATAATatgaacactttcctcaacacattgagtccgcttATTGTATATCTTGTACgctttgctttgagaagagtagcccaaaaatattccttcatcactcttggcatcaaatttaccaagctgatcatttccattattgagaacataacatttgcacccaaattttcttaggtgagtcagcttgggtttccttCTATTCAGCAACTCATatggggttttgttcaggagtgatgtgatcatgcacctgttcaccaagtagcaggcagtgttaaccgcttcagcccagaagttcttcGCAATTCCACTGTCGATTAGCATTGTTGTTGCCATCTTTTCAagagttctgttcttcctttccactactccattttgctggggagttctgggagctgagaagttgtgagtgatgccattttcattgcagaactcatcaaatttggcattgtcaaattctgttccatgatctgatctaatgcatgcgAATCTAGAttccatcttcacctggattttcttcacaaaggccacaaacacctcaaaggtttcatctttagttctaagaaacagagtccatatgaatctggagtagtcatctaCTATCACAAAGATGTATCTTTTTCATCCCCtactttgcactctcataggaccacataggtccatatgcagaagctcgagtggctttgaggtgctcacattccttttagacttaaaagaggaGTTCACATATTTTCCTCTAACACAGGCATCACACACTTTTTGTACCttgaactttgacatgggcagaccatggaccaggtccttctgaattagtttgttcagaagagagAAGCTTATGTGCCCCAATCTTATGTGCCagagttcagcatcatcatcaacagctttcagacaactcagatcaccactttgtaaggactcaaaatcagcaacatagatgttcttgtatctcttggccacaagtaccacttcaccagttatCAGATAAGTAAATgtacatatcttggacaagaattccaccttgtttaCTTTATCATAGATCTGAGAGACACTCAGGAGACTGTACTTAagaccattgacatagtacatattttcaatagaatgagtgagtgacttcccgacttttccaactccaaaaaTGTACGCCTTTttcccattgccaaaggatacactccctccttgca encodes the following:
- the LOC138871365 gene encoding uncharacterized mitochondrial protein AtMg00300-like, translated to MDFLSLKALQGGSVSFGNGKKAYIFGVGKVGKSLTHSIENMYYVNGLKYSLLSVSQIYDKVNKVEFLSKICTFTYLITGEVVLVAKRYKNIYVADFESLQSGDLSCLKAVDDDAELWHIRLGHISFSLLNKLIQKDLVHGLPMSKFKVQKVCDACVRGKYVNSSFKSKRNVSTSKPLELLHMDLCGPMRVQSRG